Proteins co-encoded in one Cytophaga hutchinsonii ATCC 33406 genomic window:
- a CDS encoding alpha/beta fold hydrolase codes for MKNRYIILSILLFSVACRKFEPYPVFSKLALKKAFVDLGTHKLATFSVIRNSNYLVVFESGLGDDHTIWNSSNIALKAADTIDVVTYDRANRGQSGNGPVPRDVARLQSELGSVIDSFANGRKVVLIGHSLGGFMIRAWAVNNPTKVAGMLFIDPSHEKAGLDSAQNQQAEDYMYGKWSSYGTNFGAALESREWVEDNMYMATLGNLPDVPVIVLTAMKVDPPNKVEILKPWYDAHESLGTGVTDFTHVSIPNSGHMVMIDQPQILLNYIHVLLAKLH; via the coding sequence ATGAAAAACCGATATATAATACTAAGTATACTTTTGTTTTCCGTTGCGTGTAGAAAATTTGAGCCGTATCCTGTTTTTTCAAAGCTTGCGTTAAAAAAAGCATTTGTTGATTTAGGCACCCATAAACTGGCAACATTCTCTGTTATTAGAAATTCAAACTATTTAGTTGTTTTTGAATCAGGTTTAGGTGATGACCATACTATCTGGAACAGCAGCAATATTGCACTAAAAGCAGCAGATACGATAGATGTTGTTACCTATGACAGAGCAAACCGCGGGCAATCAGGAAACGGCCCTGTACCAAGAGATGTAGCTCGCTTACAAAGTGAATTAGGGAGTGTTATTGATTCATTTGCGAACGGGCGGAAAGTGGTGCTCATTGGCCACTCGTTAGGCGGATTTATGATAAGAGCCTGGGCTGTTAACAATCCAACCAAGGTTGCGGGCATGCTATTTATTGATCCTTCACATGAAAAAGCTGGCTTAGATTCTGCTCAAAATCAACAGGCGGAAGATTATATGTATGGGAAATGGTCTTCTTATGGAACAAACTTTGGTGCGGCATTGGAATCCAGAGAATGGGTAGAAGACAATATGTATATGGCAACATTAGGCAATTTACCCGATGTGCCGGTAATTGTATTAACGGCTATGAAAGTAGACCCGCCAAACAAGGTAGAAATTTTAAAGCCATGGTATGATGCACATGAATCATTAGGAACTGGTGTAACTGATTTTACTCATGTCAGTATTCCCAATAGCGGACATATGGTGATGATAGACCAGCCACAGATATTACTTAACTATATACATGTGTTACTTGCTAAGCTGCATTGA
- a CDS encoding helix-turn-helix domain-containing protein, which produces MVERKETINLLDSKEYIIEPFSDVWDGGYSETKIISRTNNALTFSCCLKKGLMYPYAGIHIRKTDSTFFSLKNYTLKMHLYSQEKQRLAIRIYNFNKGIHDSTVRNSFPLYHNIYIVEKAENKLKIAFDSFTTIPEWWYANNHIAESDIKSWDKDSVGYISVFSDPGFIINKERVFKITQLELAGDYSSLYRVLALFVSTVLIVFIGIHSILYQKQKRIQLTVKYSEDFDFETKDEDLKSQIHAFISENYANSELKASDLANQLHVPEYKIGEILKENVGMTFKSFLNHTRVEAAKLYLKNSSYSISEIAYKTGFNSPSSFNRVFKEIVKQAPGEFKN; this is translated from the coding sequence TTGGTTGAAAGAAAGGAAACCATAAACCTGCTGGATTCAAAAGAATATATCATTGAACCTTTTTCAGATGTTTGGGACGGAGGATATTCAGAAACGAAAATAATATCCAGGACAAACAATGCACTAACATTCAGCTGCTGCCTGAAAAAAGGCCTGATGTATCCATATGCAGGCATTCATATCCGCAAAACGGACAGCACATTTTTTAGTTTGAAAAACTATACATTAAAAATGCACCTCTATAGTCAGGAAAAACAACGTCTGGCAATACGCATTTATAATTTTAACAAAGGAATCCATGATTCGACCGTTAGAAATTCATTCCCGCTTTATCATAATATTTACATTGTTGAGAAAGCCGAAAATAAGCTGAAAATAGCATTTGACAGTTTTACAACCATTCCGGAATGGTGGTACGCAAATAATCATATTGCCGAATCGGACATTAAATCCTGGGATAAAGATTCTGTTGGGTATATATCTGTTTTTAGTGATCCCGGGTTTATTATTAATAAAGAACGGGTCTTTAAAATTACACAGCTTGAATTGGCAGGTGATTATAGCAGCTTATATCGGGTACTCGCTCTTTTTGTAAGCACTGTTTTAATTGTATTTATTGGTATACATAGTATACTATATCAAAAACAGAAAAGAATACAGTTAACCGTAAAATATTCAGAGGATTTCGATTTTGAAACAAAAGATGAGGATTTGAAAAGCCAGATTCATGCATTTATATCCGAGAATTACGCAAACAGTGAATTGAAAGCTTCAGATCTGGCCAACCAGTTACATGTTCCCGAATATAAAATAGGGGAGATATTAAAAGAGAATGTGGGAATGACTTTTAAATCATTTTTAAATCATACAAGAGTTGAAGCCGCAAAATTATATCTAAAAAATTCTTCGTATTCGATTTCTGAAATAGCATACAAAACAGGTTTCAATTCACCTTCCAGCTTTAACCGGGTTTTTAAAGAAATTGTTAAGCAAGCGCCCGGAGAATTTAAAAATTAG